Proteins found in one Chlamydia pneumoniae TW-183 genomic segment:
- the dusB gene encoding tRNA dihydrouridine synthase DusB, translating into MAAPIFIKNILLRSSIVYAPLAGFSDYPYRCMSALYQPGLMFCEMVKVEGILYAPERTSKLLDYNENMRPIGAQLCGSNPETSGEAAKILEGLGFDLIDLNCGCPTDKITKDGSGSGLLKTPELIGRILDKIINSVSIPVTVKIRSGWDMEHINVEDTVRIIRDAGASAVFVHGRTRAQGYHGPSKQEYISRAKAAAGKEFPVFGNGDIFSPEAAQAMLTTGCDGVLVARGTLGAPWIGKQIQDYLTTGSYEKIPFIKRKAAFLEHMRLVEDYYQSETKFLSETRKLCGHYLISAAKVRFLRSSLAKATSYQEVYQLVNDYEEADDSSLETFVKC; encoded by the coding sequence ATGGCTGCTCCAATATTTATAAAAAATATTTTACTTCGTTCCTCTATAGTCTATGCTCCTCTAGCGGGATTTTCAGATTATCCCTACCGTTGCATGTCCGCATTGTATCAACCAGGGTTGATGTTTTGTGAAATGGTGAAAGTAGAAGGGATACTCTACGCTCCTGAGCGTACTTCGAAGCTTCTAGATTATAATGAGAACATGCGTCCCATAGGAGCGCAGTTGTGCGGTAGTAATCCAGAAACTAGTGGGGAGGCCGCTAAAATTTTAGAAGGCCTTGGTTTCGACCTTATAGACCTAAATTGTGGATGTCCTACAGATAAAATCACCAAAGATGGCAGTGGGTCAGGTCTTTTGAAGACGCCAGAGCTTATTGGGAGGATTTTAGATAAAATCATCAATAGCGTTTCCATTCCTGTAACAGTAAAAATTCGCTCGGGTTGGGATATGGAACATATCAACGTAGAGGATACGGTACGTATTATACGTGATGCTGGAGCTAGCGCAGTTTTTGTTCACGGGAGAACTCGTGCTCAGGGATACCACGGTCCTAGCAAGCAAGAGTATATTTCTAGAGCCAAGGCTGCTGCAGGAAAAGAATTCCCAGTTTTTGGTAACGGAGATATTTTTTCTCCAGAAGCTGCGCAAGCAATGCTAACTACAGGATGTGATGGTGTTCTGGTAGCTCGAGGAACCTTGGGAGCCCCTTGGATTGGAAAACAAATCCAAGACTATCTCACTACAGGAAGCTATGAGAAAATTCCCTTTATCAAAAGGAAAGCTGCGTTTCTGGAGCATATGCGCCTAGTAGAAGACTATTATCAAAGCGAAACGAAGTTCCTTTCAGAAACACGTAAATTATGTGGCCACTACCTAATTTCCGCGGCTAAGGTGCGTTTTCTTCGTTCGTCTCTAGCAAAAGCGACATCCTACCAAGAAGTCTACCAGCTTGTGAATGATTACGAAGAAGCCGACGACTCGTCATTAGAGACCTTTGTTAAATGCTGA
- a CDS encoding YggT family protein produces the protein MLSYLLRTAINVYSFLILAYIFASWVPDCQSARWYQLVSKCVDPFLNFFRRFVPRIGFIDPSPFVGLLCLGILPFVILRVLRFIILNIFHSPWLLQYL, from the coding sequence ATGCTATCTTATTTGTTAAGAACGGCTATTAATGTTTATAGCTTTCTAATTTTAGCCTATATCTTTGCTTCTTGGGTCCCTGATTGCCAGTCTGCGCGCTGGTACCAGTTGGTTTCCAAGTGTGTTGACCCTTTTTTGAATTTCTTTCGTCGCTTTGTTCCTAGAATTGGATTTATAGATCCCAGTCCTTTTGTTGGTCTGCTTTGCCTTGGAATCCTTCCTTTTGTTATATTAAGAGTCCTACGTTTTATTATTCTTAATATTTTTCATTCTCCATGGCTGCTCCAATATTTATAA